The window TTTGGGTTGACGAGGTGGATTTGTGAGAATTCACGTTGCTTCATTGCAGCCGCTACTGATTCCTTAGATGTCGCGCCAGTGTAGCGCCAGGAACGTGTTGCTGTCAAGGGCGATCGCATCTCCAAACAGACCACCTTGACTCGTAGTGTAAACTGATGATGCAAGGATCAACTGCCTCGTTTCTCCATACCGAATCTACGATTTTACCGCAATCTACCCGGCGCTTTCTTCTGTTCCTTGCGAGAGAAGAAAGAAGACCATATGAATCGACTTCCGCGCCCGCTCGCACGGCAGGTAGGGTTGATTGTCCTGATGTTTGGTGCCGCGATCGCGCTTGGCGTCACGCTCGGCTGGCTGTTGAGCCTGCGTATTCCACGCCAGACCGGGCAGGCGGTGCAGGCAACATCTGCCCAGTCCACGGCGGTTGCCAGCCCAAGCGCTCCGCCCGGGTCGACTCCCCTCCCCGCTGCGACCGCTCCACCGGCGACCGAAGTTGCCGCCGCGCCGACGACGATTCCATCGGCGGCCAGCCTGTTTGGCCCGACAACAGAGTTTACGGTCGGTCCAGCCAGCGCGCCAGGCAGCGTGCCCACCGCCGCCAGCCCGTTTGGCCCGACAACCGCGTTCACCGAGGGCAGCGCCAGCGCGCCAGGCAGCGTGCCAGCCGCCTCCCCAACCATCGCGCCGACCGCAGCCGCGCCGCCGACACCCGCGACCGGCAGCGTGGATCAAAACGCGCAGGCGTTGCTGAGCCAGGTCGCTGCCGCCGAGGCAGCGCTGCGCAGCGGCCAGCTCGAAGCGCTGCTCGACTACGGCCAGGGGGATCGCGCGCTGGCGGATGTGAGCTTCGACTTTGGCGATACGCAGCATCCGCCTAGCCTCAGGCTTAAAACCACCTACCAGGGATCTACCCGCTCTCAGGCGATCGAGAAGATCGCCATCGGCGAGCAAAGCTGGGAGCGCCAGGGCGATCAAGCGTGGATCGCTGGCGCTCCGCCAAGAGGGCTGTGGGATCAGGTGCAGTTCTTTCTGCCGCACGCCGCGTCGGCCTCCGATCCGCAATTGACCGGATCGGACACGCTGCGCTGGTACGATGCTGCCACGGATTCCGATGTGACCCTGGTGCTCGATCCCGCAACCGGCACGCCCCGCGAGCTACAGCGCCGCACCCGCCGCACCGGCCTTCAGTTGACCATAACATATCGAGGTTGGAACACGGCGGTCGATATTCGTCCGCCAGCCGGAGCCTGATGCGCCGTCAATATGGAAGGAGAAATCTCATGCGCCAGCTCATGAATCTCATGGTGTTACTGCTGCTCATGGTCAGTCCGCTCGTCGTCGCCGCGCAGAGCGGCCCGCAGCTTAAGGTAACGGCTCCCGCCAGCGAGGCAGCGATCAACGGCACGAACGTGATGGTCGAGTTTCAGGCGACAGGGATCACGCTGGTGCCCTCGACGGTGCCGCTGAACGAGGCCGGAAAACGACCGGATGCCAATCGAGCGGGCGAGGGTCATCTGCATTTGATGCTTGATCTCCAGCCGCTGATTGTCTGGGAGCGCGCTGAGCCTTACCGCTTCGAGAACGTGCCGCCCGGCGAGCATCAACTGATGGTCGAGCTGGTGAACAACGATCACTCGCCGCTCTCACCGCCGGTCGTCCAGCAAATTCGTTTCCGCACGGCGATGATGATGCCTGCGACCGGCACAGGCCGCTGGCAGATCAATGCCGCCTATGTGCTGCTCGCCGTGTTCGCGCTGCTCGCGCTGAGCGCCGGGCTGATCGTGCGCCGGAGGAGCATGCCGCGCACCCGTTGACAGCAGCGTCGACCTCAAGCCGCGTAACCAGCCTGAGCCGCCACGCGCACCCGTGTCGTGGCGGCTCGATCATAGTTGCGCCACGTGACAAAGCGGCACTGCCTGCATTGATCTGTATGTAATCAGTTAATCGGCGCGTCGCTCGATGATCTACTCGCAGCGCCGCAATACCGAGGCCGTGGCACTCGTCTGATAACAAAACTGATTGTCACCCTCTCAACAATTTGTATCTGGTACTTGAGTAATCGTTGGTCGCCTGGCATATTTCCAGAAGTCGTGGCTGCGAGTAGGAGCAGCCACGATTGTATCAGCTTGCCTACACTCAGTACAATCGAATGTACCCCCCTGATTTGGAGTCGTCCATGCCAACCTTGTCGAGCGATCGTGTCCGTTGGTTCGCTACCGCTGGCGTCCTTGTGCTCGTGGTCTTGATCCTGCTAACCTCGTTCTCTAAATCGAGCGCTGCCGAGGACGCTACGCGGCTAGTGAAAGCAGATGCTTTGGTTGCTCCGTCAGAACTACCTACGACGATCAGCGTGGCTCCGCAGACAACCGCAGCCCGGATCGGCGTGGACGTTATCGGCGCTGTTCAGCAGCCGGGCGTATACTACCTGGATGACCCGGCGCGGATCGCCGATGCTGTCGCTGCGGCTGGCGGGCTGGCTCCCGACGCGGATCGTGAGCGGATCAATCTGGCGGCGCGCGTGAGCGACGGTCAACAGATTCGCGTGCCGCGCGTCGGCGATGATGCGCAGCCGAGCGCAGCAGCGGAGAAGTCCGATCGCAGCCCGGCCTCATCTGCCGCGATCAGCATCAATCGAGCCGACGCGACGACTCTGGCGGGCCTGGCAGGTATCGGGCCGACCACCGCCGAGGCGATCGTTGCGTATCGCACGAGCAACGGTCCCTTCAAGCGGATCGAAGACGTTCAGAACGTCAAGGGGATCGGCCCGGCTTTGTTCAGCAAGATCAAGGATCACATTAGCGTTGATCCATAGTTTGGTGGCGAAGTGTGCGGATAGCAGGGCGTCGGCACTTGCCACCTCGCGATAAGGCACATGCGACGTACAAAAATCGTGGCAACGCTCGGTCCGGCGAGCGATAGCGAAGAGAATATTCGCCGATTGATCGAAGCAGGCGTCGATGTGATGCGGCTGAATTTCTCACACGGCACCCACGAAGAACACGCAGAGCGCATCGCGCGAGTTCGGGCACAGTCTGAGGCAGTGGGCAAGCCCGTCGCTATTTTGCAAGATTTACAGGGGCCGAAGATTCGTACCGGCGCGCTCAAGGGGCGCATGCCGGTGCTGTTGCAGGATGGCGCGTCGTTCACGATCACCACCGAGCCGACCGAAGGCGACGCGCGCCGGGTTTCTACGACCTACCAGGACTTGCCGCGCGATGTGCAGCCGCGCGATCGGATTCTGCTCTCCGATGGCCTGATCGAGCTACAGGTCACGGCGGTGCGCGATAACGATGTGGTGACGCAGGTGGTGCAGGGCGGCTCGCTGCGCGAGCACCAGGGGATTAACCTGCCCGGCACGGCGGTCAGCACGTCGGCGATCACCGAGAAAGATCGTGAAGACCTGGCGTTTGGCCTGGCGCATGGCGTAGACTTTGTGGCGATGTCGTTCGTGCGGCGCGCGGCAGATGTGCTTCAGCTCAAGGATCTGATCGCGGCCCACGGAGCCACAACGCCGGTTGTCGCCAAGATCGAAAAGCCCCAGGCGCTGGACGACCTCGGCGCGATCCTTGATGTCACCGATGTGGTGATGGTGGCGCGCGGCGATCTCGGCGTGGAGATGCCGCCTGAGAGCGTGCCGCTGGCGCAAAAGACGATCATCCAGGCGGCCTCCGATCGCAACGTGATGGTGATCACGGCCACGCAGATGCTCGAGTCGATGATCCATCATCCCCGTCCGACGCGCGCCGAGGCCAGCGATGTCGCCAACGCGATCTTCGACGGCACCGATGCGGTGATGCTCAGCGGCGAAACGGCTGTCGGCGAGTTCGCGATCGAGGCGGTCCAGATGATGCACCGAATCGCCGTCACCACCGAGCAGAGCGAGCGCTACAAAGAGCAGAGCGATCTGCTGCACCGAATCCACCATACGAATCGCCCCGCCGACTCGTCCCAGGCGATCAGTCATGCCGCCCGGACGATCGCCAGGACGCTCGACGTTCGCGCGATTATCGCCTTTACTCAGTCGGGCTACACCGCGCGCATGGTTTCCAAAGATCGCCCGCCGGTGCCGATCTTTGCGCTGACGCCGGAGCCGCATGTCGCGCGGCGGCTGGCGCTCTACTGGGGCGTCAAGCCGCTCATCTGCCCGCCCTTCGAGCGACTGGACGACCTGACGGCGTATCTGCAAAAGATGTTGCTGGAATATCAGTATGTGCAGAGCGGGGAGCGCGTGGTGATGACCGGCGGGCATCCGCTTCCAGCGCGCGGCGCGACCAACTTCATCAAGATCGTGGATATTCCCTAGCGGGGCGTGAGGCTGGGGGCAACTGATCCAAAGAACGAGGGAACAAGGGAGCAAACAAAGAACCGAGAACAAAGAGCCGGGGGTGTGGGGGCGCTCCTCCACGCATTCCCGCTCTGATATGGCCCTATCGCCGATAGCCCGCCGTGTACTCTCAACAGTATACGGTGGGCTATTTGTCAATGCGTAGCTCATTCCGTATAATGCAGCAATCTTATTTGCCTTCATTCTTTTTTTACCCTTATGCAATTATTGAATAGACCATCACAACGCCTAGCTCTCAACCTACCCGGATTAGCGCCGGAAGGCTTGCCGATCTTAGGCATGGGCGCTGCGGTGACGGGAGCAACCGCGCTGTTTTCGCGGAGGCTGGCTGCGGTGCCGCTGGTGCTGACGCTGGGCGCGGCCTACTTCTTCCGCGATCCGCCACGTGTGCTTCCCGGCGACGCGAGCTTCTTGTATAGCGCGGCAGATGGGCGCGTGCTGCGCGTCGAAGAGGTGGACGAGCCGCGCTTTATCCGGGGCCGCGCGCTGCGCATCGCAACCTTTCTCTCGCTGTTCGATGTCCATGTCAATCGCTCGGCGACGGACGGCACGGTGCGCTATCTTGAGCATGTGCCGGGCTCGTTCGCGGCGGCGTGGGGCGAGGACGTACATGAGGTGAACGAGCGCCAGTACATCGGTCTTGAGACGGCGCACGGCCCCGTGCTGCTGATCCAGATCGCGGGTCTGGTAGCACGCCGGATTGTGTGCCATGCGCAGACCGGCGATGAGCTGCGCGCCGGAGAGCGCTTCGGCATGATCAAGTTTGGATCGCGGACGGATGTGCTGCTACCCGCAGGGGCGGCACGGCCCTTGGTAGTGGCGGGAATGCGTGTCACGGCAGGCATTACGCCAGTGGGGGTTTGGAATGGATAAACGGTGCTGGTTTCCGAACTTGTTGACGACGGCGAATTTATTTTGCGGCTTTATCGCGGTGACGCTGGTCATCCATGCCATGGAAGCAGGCACACAGGGAGAAACATCATTCCATTGGGCGGCGCTCACGATCTGCCTGGCTGCGCTCTGCGATGGGCTGGATGGGCGCGTGGCGCGCGCGCTGCGGGTCACTTCTTCCTTCGGCAAGGAGCTGGACTCGCTCGCGGATGTCGTCTCGTTTGGCGTCGCTCCTGCACTGCTGGTCTATGAGGGCTTCTTTCGCGATAACTCGCTGCCGGGCTGGTGGATCGTGTGGGTGACGATCGCCGGCCTGTTTGTGTGCTGCGGCGCAGCCCGTCTAGCGCGC of the Herpetosiphonaceae bacterium genome contains:
- the pyk gene encoding pyruvate kinase → MRRTKIVATLGPASDSEENIRRLIEAGVDVMRLNFSHGTHEEHAERIARVRAQSEAVGKPVAILQDLQGPKIRTGALKGRMPVLLQDGASFTITTEPTEGDARRVSTTYQDLPRDVQPRDRILLSDGLIELQVTAVRDNDVVTQVVQGGSLREHQGINLPGTAVSTSAITEKDREDLAFGLAHGVDFVAMSFVRRAADVLQLKDLIAAHGATTPVVAKIEKPQALDDLGAILDVTDVVMVARGDLGVEMPPESVPLAQKTIIQAASDRNVMVITATQMLESMIHHPRPTRAEASDVANAIFDGTDAVMLSGETAVGEFAIEAVQMMHRIAVTTEQSERYKEQSDLLHRIHHTNRPADSSQAISHAARTIARTLDVRAIIAFTQSGYTARMVSKDRPPVPIFALTPEPHVARRLALYWGVKPLICPPFERLDDLTAYLQKMLLEYQYVQSGERVVMTGGHPLPARGATNFIKIVDIP
- a CDS encoding helix-hairpin-helix domain-containing protein translates to MAPQTTAARIGVDVIGAVQQPGVYYLDDPARIADAVAAAGGLAPDADRERINLAARVSDGQQIRVPRVGDDAQPSAAAEKSDRSPASSAAISINRADATTLAGLAGIGPTTAEAIVAYRTSNGPFKRIEDVQNVKGIGPALFSKIKDHISVDP
- a CDS encoding phosphatidylserine decarboxylase, giving the protein MQLLNRPSQRLALNLPGLAPEGLPILGMGAAVTGATALFSRRLAAVPLVLTLGAAYFFRDPPRVLPGDASFLYSAADGRVLRVEEVDEPRFIRGRALRIATFLSLFDVHVNRSATDGTVRYLEHVPGSFAAAWGEDVHEVNERQYIGLETAHGPVLLIQIAGLVARRIVCHAQTGDELRAGERFGMIKFGSRTDVLLPAGAARPLVVAGMRVTAGITPVGVWNG
- the pssA gene encoding CDP-diacylglycerol--serine O-phosphatidyltransferase produces the protein MDKRCWFPNLLTTANLFCGFIAVTLVIHAMEAGTQGETSFHWAALTICLAALCDGLDGRVARALRVTSSFGKELDSLADVVSFGVAPALLVYEGFFRDNSLPGWWIVWVTIAGLFVCCGAARLARYNISSTSGRFFTGMPIPAAGLTITGLAMFPSRLNAALMAMIVLFAAFLMISTLRFPNLEKLIFDSPLPIRLLLFGFFIIALIDPTNWFFLLPIAYMAYGLGDNIIDALRPEEA